The proteins below come from a single Tissierella sp. MB52-C2 genomic window:
- the lipA gene encoding lipoyl synthase: protein MRLRKPEWIRVKMQGGDVSKKVDSLLSDLSLNTVCDEANCPNRMECFARGTATFMILGRNCTRNCTFCNVTREMPDKVNLKEPESVAKAVEKLNLKHAVITSVTRDDLPDQGANQFANVVKEIRERTPKVTIELLIPDMQGEKELIDIIIDSEPNILNHNVETVPELYDEVRPMAIFERSLELLDYVKKRKPNMRTKSGMMLGLGETKEQVIDTFKKLREVDCDMLTLGQYLQPTTSHIEVVEYITPEQFEEYKEIALSMGFERVASSPLTRSSYYAEDF from the coding sequence ATGCGATTAAGAAAACCAGAATGGATTAGAGTGAAAATGCAGGGGGGAGATGTATCTAAGAAGGTAGACTCTTTATTGTCTGATCTTTCTTTAAATACAGTATGTGATGAGGCAAATTGTCCTAATAGAATGGAATGTTTTGCAAGAGGAACAGCTACTTTTATGATACTAGGTAGAAATTGTACTAGAAATTGTACCTTCTGCAATGTAACCAGGGAAATGCCAGATAAGGTAAATTTGAAAGAACCAGAAAGTGTAGCTAAAGCTGTAGAGAAGCTTAATTTAAAGCATGCTGTTATTACATCTGTAACTAGAGATGATTTACCTGATCAAGGAGCTAATCAGTTTGCAAATGTTGTAAAAGAAATAAGAGAGAGAACACCAAAGGTGACTATTGAGTTACTTATACCAGATATGCAGGGTGAAAAAGAGTTAATAGACATTATTATAGATTCAGAGCCAAATATATTAAATCATAATGTGGAAACAGTGCCAGAATTGTATGATGAAGTTAGACCAATGGCAATATTTGAGAGATCATTGGAATTACTTGATTATGTAAAGAAAAGAAAACCTAATATGAGAACTAAATCTGGCATGATGCTAGGCTTAGGTGAAACTAAGGAACAGGTAATAGATACATTTAAGAAACTCCGAGAAGTAGATTGTGATATGTTGACATTAGGGCAATATCTCCAGCCTACTACATCACATATAGAAGTAGTAGAATATATTACACCAGAACAATTTGAGGAGTATAAAGAAATTGCTTTATCTATGGGTTTTGAGAGGGTAGCATCATCACCTCTTACTAGAAGTTCTTACTATGCAGAAGACTTTTAA
- a CDS encoding accessory gene regulator ArgB-like protein gives MILIDRLHKYFQREFNFDELDSIKLKYSLEFIIGEISKFTILFFLFWISGKSTDFIYCSSVLLVIRLFTGGLHFRTYAKCLIFSGIFFYIIILLKYNINLNFRIAFILFIFSLFTTIIFAPICGESRPDYPHKKRQKFRLIGVVSILIYFGMYFFIHKSPYFINSVWVIALQSIQLLIAKGIIIYERKKINF, from the coding sequence ATGATTTTAATTGACAGATTGCATAAGTATTTTCAAAGGGAATTCAATTTTGATGAACTTGATAGTATTAAACTAAAATATTCTTTGGAGTTTATCATAGGAGAAATTTCAAAGTTTACTATATTATTTTTTCTATTTTGGATATCGGGTAAGTCCACTGATTTTATTTATTGCTCTTCAGTTTTATTGGTTATTAGATTATTCACAGGGGGATTGCATTTTAGAACATATGCTAAATGTTTGATATTTAGCGGAATTTTCTTTTACATAATTATACTTTTAAAATACAATATAAATCTTAACTTTAGAATTGCCTTTATTTTATTCATATTTTCCCTATTCACAACTATTATATTTGCTCCTATTTGTGGGGAATCCAGACCTGACTATCCTCATAAAAAAAGGCAAAAATTTAGATTAATAGGGGTAGTATCGATCCTTATATATTTTGGAATGTATTTTTTTATACATAAAAGCCCATACTTTATCAATTCAGTATGGGTCATAGCATTACAATCTATTCAATTATTAATAGCAAAGGGGATAATAATTTATGAAAGAAAAAAGATCAATTTTTAA
- a CDS encoding GHKL domain-containing protein gives MRLVGFFIMAIFDIINLIIISRKLVGSTKSNRKKIIIFILIFSVLMALSRRYLPCKYNILIALVLIMTIIFILYKQDIEQTIYISIICIIIILLIQFMIVGILQILFMDIKLNFTHGIIAQIMGFLGIILVSRYIPLNYLYRYVLMNNKVFKYITLNIFVLLVSMLLYWNIDIDGALKNIVIIAVISLGIIYVNFVLIKNGLKNEYEQQQLQTYEKYIPVIDELIQELRIKQHEFDNHIQALNMIIFTNMDYGKRIRAMENYMNDIKGNNNLGDLIKLDNKVLAGFLYSKIKNAEELGIQFEILIEDYGFKLNLKDYEIIETIGNLINNAFETDIENNVVILKLKKEKDMNVIEVRNKHPYLKNENINRIFNKGFSTKLGNRRGFGLYNIREIVKKYNGNIEIMNEIYNDDNYIIFRVLFVSN, from the coding sequence ATGAGATTAGTAGGATTCTTTATAATGGCTATATTTGATATTATAAATCTTATTATAATATCAAGAAAGTTAGTTGGATCCACAAAAAGTAATAGGAAGAAAATTATAATATTTATTTTAATATTTTCAGTATTAATGGCATTATCTAGAAGATATTTACCTTGTAAATATAATATTCTAATAGCACTGGTTTTAATTATGACTATTATATTCATACTATATAAGCAAGACATCGAACAAACTATTTACATAAGTATAATTTGTATAATAATTATCTTATTGATTCAATTTATGATTGTGGGTATATTGCAAATTTTATTTATGGATATAAAATTGAATTTTACACATGGAATAATTGCTCAAATTATGGGATTCTTAGGTATTATTTTAGTAAGCAGATATATACCTCTCAATTATCTATATAGATATGTTCTTATGAATAATAAGGTATTCAAGTATATAACACTAAATATATTTGTTCTATTAGTATCCATGCTATTATATTGGAATATAGATATTGATGGTGCTTTAAAAAATATAGTCATCATAGCAGTAATCTCTTTAGGAATTATATATGTTAATTTTGTTTTAATAAAAAATGGACTTAAAAATGAGTACGAGCAACAGCAACTACAAACTTATGAAAAATATATTCCAGTTATCGATGAACTAATTCAAGAGTTAAGAATCAAGCAACATGAGTTTGATAATCATATCCAGGCACTAAATATGATTATCTTTACAAATATGGATTATGGAAAAAGGATTAGAGCTATGGAAAATTATATGAATGATATAAAAGGAAACAATAATTTAGGAGATTTGATTAAGCTTGATAACAAGGTGTTGGCAGGTTTTTTATATAGTAAGATAAAAAATGCTGAAGAATTAGGTATTCAATTTGAAATACTAATAGAGGACTATGGATTTAAACTAAACCTAAAGGACTATGAAATAATAGAGACAATAGGGAATTTAATAAATAATGCTTTTGAGACAGATATAGAAAATAATGTTGTTATACTTAAATTAAAGAAAGAAAAAGATATGAATGTTATAGAGGTTAGAAATAAGCATCCATATCTAAAAAATGAAAATATAAATAGAATATTTAATAAAGGCTTTAGCACAAAACTAGGAAACAGAAGAGGTTTTGGCTTATATAACATTAGAGAAATAGTAAAAAAATATAATGGTAATATAGAAATAATGAATGAAATATATAATGATGATAATTATATTATATTTAGAGTTCTATTTGTCAGTAATTGA
- a CDS encoding ATP-grasp domain-containing protein codes for MMRIVTFNPFRTLGMPNVTYIKPENMLMEIDKIKEADYILFPEYWQINTLVYGLKKKIFPNISTYQLGHNKIETTRVLQAIFPKNIPYTQIISRDRVNIETIEEEFSYPLVAKEIKSSMGRGVFLVENRRELKSYIETNESLYIQEKLPIDRDLRIVYVGNKVIGAYWRIAGEGQFHNNIAKGGSYDYDNIPREAIELVEKVAEELNINHAGFDVAVVDDGLYILEYNVMFGNEGLRNIGIPVEKYIYEYITSDPDFTPINPTFPRAS; via the coding sequence ATGATGAGAATAGTTACATTTAATCCTTTTAGGACATTGGGTATGCCTAATGTTACCTATATTAAACCAGAAAATATGTTGATGGAAATAGACAAAATTAAAGAAGCAGATTATATCCTATTTCCTGAATATTGGCAGATAAATACTTTAGTATATGGTTTAAAGAAAAAGATATTTCCAAACATCAGTACTTATCAATTGGGACATAATAAAATTGAGACTACTAGAGTATTACAAGCTATATTTCCTAAAAATATACCCTATACTCAAATAATTAGCAGAGATCGTGTAAATATAGAGACTATAGAGGAAGAATTTAGTTATCCATTAGTAGCTAAGGAAATAAAAAGTTCCATGGGGAGAGGGGTTTTCTTAGTAGAAAATAGACGAGAATTGAAATCTTATATAGAAACTAATGAATCCCTATATATCCAAGAAAAGCTTCCCATAGACAGGGATCTTAGAATAGTATATGTGGGAAACAAAGTGATAGGTGCTTATTGGAGAATTGCAGGAGAAGGGCAATTTCATAACAATATAGCAAAAGGTGGATCCTATGATTATGACAATATACCGAGAGAAGCCATTGAACTAGTAGAAAAGGTAGCAGAAGAATTAAATATAAATCATGCAGGATTTGATGTTGCAGTAGTAGATGATGGATTATATATATTGGAATATAATGTAATGTTTGGTAATGAAGGTCTAAGGAATATAGGTATTCCGGTAGAAAAATATATCTATGAATATATTACTTCAGACCCTGATTTTACACCTATTAATCCAACATTCCCAAGAGCTTCTTAA
- a CDS encoding cyclic lactone autoinducer peptide: MKEKRSIFKKFLKVLCSLLILLAPMTIVNTASFFLWGEPECPDSLKKSITDK, translated from the coding sequence ATGAAAGAAAAAAGATCAATTTTTAAAAAATTCCTTAAGGTCCTATGTAGTTTACTAATTCTATTAGCACCAATGACAATAGTTAATACAGCTTCTTTTTTCCTTTGGGGAGAACCTGAATGCCCTGATTCTCTGAAAAAATCAATTACTGACAAATAG
- a CDS encoding lipoate--protein ligase, translated as MIYVINNSNDPFFNHAAEEYLMNNFDEEVFMLWINKPSILIGKNQNTISEINLDYVKENDITVVRRLSGGGTVYNDLGNMNFTFITYRSSSDTKVKNGFEKFALPVINALKSLGANAEFTGRNDIVIDGKKFSGNAQYFQKDKLLHHGTLLYDCDMSKLSLALKSKPIKFVDKSVKSVGARVTNIVDHVKEEMSLLEFREYLKNYVINTHGIETIYEFNEKDLEEINKIVKDRFETWEWNYGKSPNYKYTNSRKYPSGVVEYHLEVESGQIEKISIYGDFFGEKNITELEEKLIGKKHNINDLELVLNTININDYIHGLSAKEFIEGLLDIELDMEVTKCD; from the coding sequence ATGATTTACGTAATAAATAACAGCAATGACCCATTCTTTAACCATGCTGCAGAAGAATATCTAATGAATAATTTTGATGAAGAGGTCTTTATGTTATGGATAAATAAGCCATCTATACTCATTGGTAAAAATCAAAATACCATATCTGAAATAAACTTAGACTACGTGAAAGAAAATGATATTACAGTAGTTAGAAGGTTATCGGGTGGTGGAACTGTTTACAATGATTTAGGTAATATGAATTTTACTTTTATTACTTATAGAAGTTCTTCAGACACTAAGGTTAAAAATGGATTTGAAAAATTTGCATTACCAGTAATAAATGCATTGAAGTCTTTAGGAGCAAATGCAGAATTTACAGGAAGAAACGACATAGTAATAGATGGAAAAAAGTTTTCTGGAAATGCACAATATTTTCAGAAAGACAAATTGCTTCATCATGGAACACTATTATATGATTGCGATATGTCGAAATTATCCTTAGCACTTAAAAGTAAACCCATAAAATTTGTGGACAAGTCAGTTAAATCAGTGGGAGCTAGGGTAACTAATATTGTAGACCATGTAAAAGAGGAAATGAGTTTACTAGAATTTAGAGAGTACTTAAAAAACTATGTAATAAATACCCATGGTATAGAAACCATATATGAATTTAATGAAAAAGACTTAGAGGAAATCAATAAAATAGTTAAGGATAGGTTTGAAACTTGGGAATGGAATTATGGAAAGAGTCCTAATTATAAATATACAAATTCTCGAAAGTATCCAAGTGGAGTAGTGGAATATCACTTAGAAGTAGAAAGTGGTCAAATAGAGAAAATTTCCATATATGGAGATTTTTTTGGAGAAAAGAATATTACAGAATTGGAAGAAAAGCTAATTGGAAAAAAACACAATATAAATGATTTAGAACTTGTATTAAATACAATAAATATAAATGACTATATCCATGGACTATCAGCAAAGGAGTTTATTGAAGGATTGTTGGATATAGAATTAGACATGGAGGTAACTAAATGCGATTAA